A segment of the Parasphingopyxis algicola genome:
GGGTTTGGGCCGACTCGGCCGGGTCATGATATCCTGCGCCCATGTCCGGCGGTCTTGCTCTTGTGCTGTCGGGCGGCGGCGCCAAGGGCGCGTTCCAGGTCGGCGTGCTCGAGGAGCTGATCGTCCATCGCGGCGTGCGTCCCGATATCGTCGTCGGCGTGTCGACCGGCGCGATCCAGGCGCTCGGCACCGCCCAGGACGATGTGCCCGGCATGGTCGATCAATGGCTCGGCATCCGCGGCAATCGCGATATCTATCGCAGGAAGTTCCTCGGCGTGGTCGGCGGGGTTTTCGGCGCGGACTCGCTCTACAACGCCAAGCCCCTGCGCCGGCTGATCGAAGATTTCGCCGATGAGAAGAAACTGCGCGCGAGCGGCATCAATATGCTGCTCGGCGTCGTCAATCTCGGCACCGGCCAGTTCCGCACGATCGACGAGACGGTGCCGGGCATCGCCAACTGGGTCTATGCGAGTTCGGCGATGCCCGTCTTTTTCGAGCCGCTGGTCACCCAGGCGGCCGACGGCACGAAGGAGCAATGGGTCGATGGCGGGGTGCGCGACGTGACGCCGCTCTCGGCCGCGCTGGCGCAGAAGCCGCGCGGCGTGATCGTCGTCC
Coding sequences within it:
- a CDS encoding patatin-like phospholipase family protein — encoded protein: MSGGLALVLSGGGAKGAFQVGVLEELIVHRGVRPDIVVGVSTGAIQALGTAQDDVPGMVDQWLGIRGNRDIYRRKFLGVVGGVFGADSLYNAKPLRRLIEDFADEKKLRASGINMLLGVVNLGTGQFRTIDETVPGIANWVYASSAMPVFFEPLVTQAADGTKEQWVDGGVRDVTPLSAALAQKPRGVIVVRASPKPGVGEPRIFPDLIRIGLRAVDILQSEVSINDTAIATLINDLIAAREAQFKELEAQGIGGEEAAAILRPLDMQIADYCFAPIRVIEPAREFSGTLEFDPAKIREAIAAGRAAVEREWKALEPLIG